Genomic segment of Streptococcus pneumoniae:
GATCACGCGCCGCTTGGTAATTGCGATTGGAAGACCAAATATGCATCCGTGCACCAGGAGATATGAGACTATTTTCTAAGATCATATCTGCTCCTTGCTTACGCAAACGCGTTCCTGCTAAATAACTATCTCGTCCAAAATTATTCCAATAGATTCTATGATACACGGTCATCTCCTCTTCCAAAGTCTGTGGCAAGGACTTTATAGTACTGGCTTAAAAACCATGGAACGGTTTCATTAGATCCATCCGTATGTCGACCTGTCCAGCCTTTTCCAACCACTTGTACATCCGTATCTGACAACTCATCCATAAGATCAAAAAAAGCTGTATGGTCGTAGTCATCGTTTTTCATATAAGCAACGAAAAATTTTGTATCCGTATATCGACCTGAAATGCACTTCTGCCAAAAACGTCTATCCAAACGTTCTTGTGCATCTTTTGACAAATCCTTCTCAAAATGAAGAAGAATATCAAGAGAAGTCGTAAACCCTTCAGGACGACTGGTCTTTTCAAAAGTTGCAACCCGTCCTAGATTAAAAACTGGCTTTGCCAAAATAATAGCATGAGGATCTAACTCAGCACCATAATAAGTAGCACCAAACGTTCCCATAGACATGCCTGATAAGATCAATTCCTTATTGGTAAAACCAAGAAAATCCAAGCAATGTTGAATCAGCTGCGGAATTTTTTGCTCAAATGCTTCTGTTCCTAGATAAAAAGAACCTCCCTCTAAACGAGGGTCACAGATCAAGAGCATAGGCACACCCATTTTTCTCATCATCCCATATCCCTCAAAGCCTTCGGCTGACCGAAAACCAGAGAAATACACGCATAAAGGTGGTTTAAAATCACCTGGATGAAAGAAATAGTGAAATTCCTGTCGATTGCTATCGCAGAAACGCTGCCCTCCTAAGGTGAATTGTCCAAACCCTCCTCGACTCCAGCGATAATGAAGAGGACCGATTTCAATACGACCTTTCCCTTTAATCAAAAGAGTCACTTGTAAGTTCCCAGAACCTGCACAGTCAATAACGGAAGGCTCAAGCATGTCTTTTTCGTCAAACTCAAACTCCTCAGCAATCTCTGATACCGCTCCCTCTGGTACTCGCTTGACCAGTAGTTTTATCTGGCAGCTATCATCCTTAACATATTCTTGCCAGAGCTCTAGTAAGTGTTGTTTGCGATAGTCAACCCCGTAAGCATAACTTCCTAAAACACGATAGTCCTCTCCAAAATCACCTTCAATGACGAAGGAGTGCTTGCCTTCATACGACATCTCTCCTTCAATATCTGGATTCACTAGAAAATGCTCCACAGCCATCTTCTGCCCAAATTGCCCTTTAAACAAGATTTTAGACAATAAATAGACACTACCTTCTCGGTCTTTGAAATTCATAGGCTGAGCCAAGGTCCGATTTAAAAAATGCTTGAAAAAGGCATCCTCAATCTCCAAATCCTTATCAAAAAAGACATGATAAGGCTCAATGACTTTTTCAAGAAGCGCAATATCAGAAGAATAAGCCTTATCTGTCAATACTACGGCGTCAAAGCTAAGACGCTTACGCTTGATTTTGGTATCCTTATCTGCTTTTTTATTTTTCTCTTGAAATTCATACTCTAATCGCTCCTCTTCTTCTTTGAGATAAGAGGCAATACGATGAGGAGGTAGAAAAATCCATTCTAGTCGACTCGGAATGGCAGTTGTTTCCTGCCAATTAGTCGAGCCGATTTGGATAATTTTCATCTTTTTTTCACTCATATGCTACACTATTCTTAATTTTTTCTACTAAACTTCCACTGGTATAGGCTACAATTTTCTGAGCTGCATACATCACAGACTCATTCCAATGACTAAGACCAGTGAGATAATAATCTAAAGCATCTGGTAAGTCCTTGATATCTGATAGAATATAGCCATTTTTCAAATGCTCAATAAATTCTGTTTCTACACGATTGATCTGAGGAATCCCTGTACTAATCCCTGCAATTTGAGTGTAGAGATCAGGATCATCAGATACATCTACAATAATCCGGCTTGTCTCTAAGGATTCCATAATCGCTAAATCAGAATACAAGAATTCTAAGGAAACTCGTTTTTCAATCCGTTCCTCATCTTCTTCCTCTTCCTCAAAATCGTCCGCTTCCTCTTCTTCTACAAAGTCGAAAAAGAGACTTTCAAATCCTTCTAGTAAAGAAGCTAACCAAGCTTTTTTCTCATCTTGCTGAGCCACATCTGTTTTATAACTAATGAGCTTTAAATGAATATGCTCATTTTCTGTCATGGCATGGAAAAAGATCTCTAAGACCTGGAGCAAGCTCTCCTCAGATAACGGATCAATCAATAAATAGACAAATAGCTCTCGGAAACGCTGGCTCTTTCCTAAACTTAACCGAGCATCAAAGAGGGACAAATGTTCAACTGAACTAGAAGCATGAGGAAGGAGTTTCTCCTGTGTCTTTCTGGTATCCGTCAGTACCAAATCAGCCTGTTTTAAATCTTGTTGAACAGCAGCTAAATCTCCCAATGGATAGCGATTTCCAAAATAAGACAAAATGACTTTTTTTCGTTGCTTTGCTGCTAAAATCAACGAATTGTGCTGTGGATGAGAAGCTGTGATCAAGATGTCTGTTGAAGGGATGCTTGAGACGTATTCCTCCACCTTCTCAGCAATCAATGCCTCCATAGAAGCATACTCGGCTTCTTTAAAACGATGACGAGCATTAGGATTCACTGTAATTTTTTGAGAAGAAATCGTCTCACGAATTTGCCACTCACCGACTAGGTTTAAATAATCTTGATAAGCTTCTCTACCGTCTTTGTCATAATATAAGATGCTGGATAAAAAACCTCTGTCATCAAAGATCAAACGTTTACTGGAGACTCCCTCTTCTAAAAAAGTAATGTGAATTAAATGAGCAGCCTCACCAAATTCAATATAGGCAAACGGCTCATTATTCTTTCTGACAGCTACTAAAAAGGGAGTATAGATAAATTCAACCCCTTTTGGCCACGCAAAAGCCTTGAAATCTAATAATGTTGTCTCAACATTTTCAATCTGTTGAATCTGATCAAACACGGACCATACAGGAACTTCAAACAAATCATAGCGATGTAAAAAATAACGAAGATTAGGCATATAATTCAACAGTACAAGAGAGGTTTGCTCTTCTACTTTTTGAAACATCTGCAACTGATTGATCGTATCATCTAAGGTAAAAGGAGACACACCACGATACCATGGCGTAGTCGCATCATACCATGGACGGTCAGTCTGATACCAAGCTGGAATAAAATGAAACATGGTTTTCTCCTTACTGTTTTATCTCAAAGAGTGGTCGGTATTGCTTTTTCAAGCGAGAAATACCCAGCTCTTCTCGAATCATGACAACCATCCCTACAATCATCATAAAAATACCTGTCAAAGGAGTCAAAGATTGTAACTCTGGCTCTCGCAAAACAAGAAAAAGAGGGGCACTGAGTAACATACTCATCATGAGACCACTAAAAATCCCAAAGAAACGAATATAAGAAGATAAATAATCTTTCGTTGGTTTTCCAGGACGAACACCTTCAATATAGTCACCACTTGCACGAAATGTCTTAGAAATCACAAGCGGATCCACATTCACAAAGGCAAAGCTATAAGAAAGCATGAGGACTAAGATCGTGTAGATCAAAATCCCGATTAAAGTATTTGTCGTAAAATAACTTCCATAAGCTAGAAGGCTTGTATCTTTAAACAAAAATGACAAGAAGATTAACAGATATTGCGGCAGGGCTAAAAACGTAAAGGCATACATAATCGCCATTCCATTGGAAGGATTAACTCGAATAGGAAGATAAGAGTTGTCCAACTCATTATGAATCGAAATCCTCTGAATGGGAATTCGATATTCAGCCTTGTCAAGCAATACAGTTACATACATACTAAAAAGAGTCCAAACCAAAATAAACCAAATATAGCTAGAGCGTGGTCCAGATAACTCTTCTATCAACACTGGGAACAAGGAGAATTGCGAGGCGACAATGCTCACAAACATAATGAGCGTTGGACCTCCAATCCCATAAGTAGCATTTAGATTGCCTAGCCACATCAAAATAAAAGAGCCTACAAGCAAAAGAAGGGTCGTTATCATCATGAGCGATACATGATTAAGCGCTAGTCCATCTTGATAAGTGATACTCAAAGCCAAGCTCAAGCCTTGAATCACCCCAACGATCAGCATGATAAAGAGTTTATTTTTTTCTTGAAGAAAACCTACCTCTGACTTTTGCTGCTGTCCCAATGAAAAGACACGCGATAATATAGAAGCATACATCCACGGTCCTAATCCCAACGAAAATAAACCAATTCGCGCTAAATTTCCACCAGTTAGAGCCGTTGCCACCGTCAAGGAGGAGGAAGTCGATTCACTTAAGGCACTGGTATCCACAGTTGGCAATGGGATATTTCGTCCTAATAAAAACAGGAAAATAATACCAGCTGAAAAAGCTAGTTTTCTCACAATTGGGTGCTTAAATAAAAAACTCCTCATGCTCTATATTCCTCGTTTCTTCCTGCTTGAAACTTGGTGACACTATCATATTCACTTGCAATTAGCATTGCCATTCTTTTTTCTACTTTCCTAAACTTTTTCTTTCTACTAAAAAGACAAGGCAAGGTCTGCCTCCATCTTTTACATTGTTCTGTTGAGTACCGATTTACTTATTTGAGAGCCTGAGATACCAATTGAATCAAGATGGAAATAAGGCCCAACCCCATAGAAAGAACGAGTAATAATTGAATAATGGAGATGGGCTTTTTTTCTTTCTTTTTCTCAGAAACCTGATACCGCTCTGCGGATAAGCGATCATCAATACTTTCCTTCAATGGATTTTTCGTCATTCTCTTCTCCCTTTCTAAACATCATGACGTGTGCATGATTTTTTAAGTTATATCACCTTTTGTAAAAAGGCAATCAACACATCTGCCGAGCGTTTTCCTGCTTCGATGATAAATTCATCAAAGGTGATATTGGCATCACCTTGTGCCGTATCGCTCATGGCACGAATGACCAAAAATGGTAAGCCGATACTATATGCTGCTTGGGCAATAGCTGCCCCTTCCATTTCAACAGCTAGCACATCTGGGAAATGCTTTTTAATAGCTGCAACCTTATCTTGTCCTGCGATAAAGCTATCTCCTGTTGCAATCAAACCAAGGTGAACCATTTGCCCACTCTCTGCTAAAACATCTTTCATCTCTGAAAGTAAATAGCGACTACTTTCAAAATACAAGGGTTGCGCTGCCATTTGACCATAGGCATAGCCAAAGGCTGTCACATCCACATCATGATAAGCTAGACGCTCTGCCACCACAATATCACCGACTGCTAGATCATTTGCCACAGCACCAGCAGAACCTGTATTGATCACGGCATCAACGCGAAAACGACTTGCTAATGTCGCTACGGTCATAGCAGACATGACTTTCCCAATCCCGCTTTCAACTAAGACCACTTCATGACGGCCGATGGTACCTGTGTGATAGACCCGACCCAAATGCAACTCTTTTTGAGCATTTTGAAGTTCT
This window contains:
- the asp2 gene encoding accessory Sec system protein Asp2 encodes the protein MSEKKMKIIQIGSTNWQETTAIPSRLEWIFLPPHRIASYLKEEEERLEYEFQEKNKKADKDTKIKRKRLSFDAVVLTDKAYSSDIALLEKVIEPYHVFFDKDLEIEDAFFKHFLNRTLAQPMNFKDREGSVYLLSKILFKGQFGQKMAVEHFLVNPDIEGEMSYEGKHSFVIEGDFGEDYRVLGSYAYGVDYRKQHLLELWQEYVKDDSCQIKLLVKRVPEGAVSEIAEEFEFDEKDMLEPSVIDCAGSGNLQVTLLIKGKGRIEIGPLHYRWSRGGFGQFTLGGQRFCDSNRQEFHYFFHPGDFKPPLCVYFSGFRSAEGFEGYGMMRKMGVPMLLICDPRLEGGSFYLGTEAFEQKIPQLIQHCLDFLGFTNKELILSGMSMGTFGATYYGAELDPHAIILAKPVFNLGRVATFEKTSRPEGFTTSLDILLHFEKDLSKDAQERLDRRFWQKCISGRYTDTKFFVAYMKNDDYDHTAFFDLMDELSDTDVQVVGKGWTGRHTDGSNETVPWFLSQYYKVLATDFGRGDDRVS
- a CDS encoding 5'-methylthioadenosine/adenosylhomocysteine nucleosidase → MKIGIIAAMPEELKRLVEELQNAQKELHLGRVYHTGTIGRHEVVLVESGIGKVMSAMTVATLASRFRVDAVINTGSAGAVANDLAVGDIVVAERLAYHDVDVTAFGYAYGQMAAQPLYFESSRYLLSEMKDVLAESGQMVHLGLIATGDSFIAGQDKVAAIKKHFPDVLAVEMEGAAIAQAAYSIGLPFLVIRAMSDTAQGDANITFDEFIIEAGKRSADVLIAFLQKVI
- the asp1 gene encoding accessory Sec system protein Asp1; its protein translation is MFHFIPAWYQTDRPWYDATTPWYRGVSPFTLDDTINQLQMFQKVEEQTSLVLLNYMPNLRYFLHRYDLFEVPVWSVFDQIQQIENVETTLLDFKAFAWPKGVEFIYTPFLVAVRKNNEPFAYIEFGEAAHLIHITFLEEGVSSKRLIFDDRGFLSSILYYDKDGREAYQDYLNLVGEWQIRETISSQKITVNPNARHRFKEAEYASMEALIAEKVEEYVSSIPSTDILITASHPQHNSLILAAKQRKKVILSYFGNRYPLGDLAAVQQDLKQADLVLTDTRKTQEKLLPHASSSVEHLSLFDARLSLGKSQRFRELFVYLLIDPLSEESLLQVLEIFFHAMTENEHIHLKLISYKTDVAQQDEKKAWLASLLEGFESLFFDFVEEEEADDFEEEEEDEERIEKRVSLEFLYSDLAIMESLETSRIIVDVSDDPDLYTQIAGISTGIPQINRVETEFIEHLKNGYILSDIKDLPDALDYYLTGLSHWNESVMYAAQKIVAYTSGSLVEKIKNSVAYE
- the secY2 gene encoding accessory Sec system protein translocase subunit SecY2; its protein translation is MRSFLFKHPIVRKLAFSAGIIFLFLLGRNIPLPTVDTSALSESTSSSLTVATALTGGNLARIGLFSLGLGPWMYASILSRVFSLGQQQKSEVGFLQEKNKLFIMLIVGVIQGLSLALSITYQDGLALNHVSLMMITTLLLLVGSFILMWLGNLNATYGIGGPTLIMFVSIVASQFSLFPVLIEELSGPRSSYIWFILVWTLFSMYVTVLLDKAEYRIPIQRISIHNELDNSYLPIRVNPSNGMAIMYAFTFLALPQYLLIFLSFLFKDTSLLAYGSYFTTNTLIGILIYTILVLMLSYSFAFVNVDPLVISKTFRASGDYIEGVRPGKPTKDYLSSYIRFFGIFSGLMMSMLLSAPLFLVLREPELQSLTPLTGIFMMIVGMVVMIREELGISRLKKQYRPLFEIKQ